Proteins from a single region of Xenopus laevis strain J_2021 chromosome 9_10S, Xenopus_laevis_v10.1, whole genome shotgun sequence:
- the LOC108703194 gene encoding N-alpha-acetyltransferase 60-like: protein MSEEEPPAALTDTTLRFLCQDDIDTVKELCAVWFPIEYPDSWYRDITSNKKFFSLAATYYGQIVGMIVAEIKSRTKVHKEDGDILASSFSGDTQVAYILSLGVVKEFRKQGIGSLLLESLKSHISSTAQDHCKALYLHVLTTNNNAIRFYENRHFHQHHYLPYYYSIRGVLQDAYTYVLYLNGGHPPWTVVDYLQHLGSALAGFSPCSLPQRICRQAHTLLRSLLPWSSISAKSGIEYSRTM, encoded by the exons ATGAGCGAGGAGGAGCCCCCCGCTGCCCTCACCGACACCACCCTGCGCTTCCTTTGTCAAGATGACATAGACACAGTAAAGGAGCTATGTGCCGTCTGGTTCCCCATCGA GTACCCCGATTCGTGGTACAGAGATATCACATCGAACAAGAAATTCTTCTCTTTGGCTGCCACCTACTATGGGCAAATTGTGGGAATGATTGTAGCAGAAATCAAGAGCAGGACCAAAGTGCACAAAGAG GATGGTGATATCTTGGCATCCAGTTTCTCAGGTGACACCCAAGTGGCATACATCCTCAGCCTCGGTGTTGTAAAGGAATTCCGAAAACAGGGTATTG GATCCCTGCTACTGGAAAGCTTAAAGAGCCACATCTCCAGCACTGCCCAGGACCACTGCAAGGCTTTGTACCTCCATGTCCTGACCACTAACAACAATGCCATCCGCTTCTATGAGAACAGGCACTTCCACCAGCACCACTACCTGCCCTATTACTACTCCATTCGTGGGGTACTGCAAGACGCCTACACTTACGTGCTTTACCTCAATGGAGGCCACCCACCCTGGACCGTTGT GGATTATTTGCAGCACTTGGGATCAGCACTGGCAGGTTTTAGTCCTTGTTCTCTCCCACAACGGATATGCCGCCAGGCTCACACTCTTCTGCGCAGTCTGCTGCCATGGTCCAGCATCTCCGCTAAGAGTGGGATTGAGTATAGTCGCACCATGTGA
- the LOC108703195 gene encoding uncharacterized protein C7orf26 produces the protein MSDIRHSLLRRDVLSAAKEVLYHLDIYFSSQLQNAPVPLVEKGPIELFEEFIFQVPKDRGSHPKRFSALQELQLLEILCNYFQEQNKEAVRQVIFSSLFSPQGNKADDQRMVLLGKLTSMSVAVCRLPVLECAASWLQRTPAVYCVRLAKALVDDYCGLVPGSVQTLKHIISVSPRFCCQFITAVVTLYDMSSEELLPPHNLLEMIVSWIFDDPRLILITFLNTPITANLPLGFLDFSPLMGLVRWCVTAPLAYTRKQKAAGGQLSVDSQGLYSKLHLSVLQGLMVLQTHLTEKSLYGRLGLFSFDQLVPLVEELGQLCDELNPLNAEQEMELALDRLAQALQVSMATGALLCARDDLRTLCARLPHNNLMQLVISGPVQPQPAHPSLTPGYYPHIHTPPLGYPSLPAHPALPAHTPLPTHPVVPAIPAIPGHPVQTFIPGMAFPFRPMR, from the exons ATGAGCGATATCCGGCATTCTCTTCTGCGCCGGGACGTGCTCAGTGCTGCCAAGGAGGTGCTCTACCACCTGGATATCTACTTTAGCAGCCAGCTTCAGAATGCCCCTGTGCCTCTGGTAGAGAAGGGTCCTATAGAGCTGTTTGAGGAATTCATCTTTCAGGTTCCAAAAGATCGGGGCTCTCACCCTAAG CGATTCAGTGCCTTGCAAGAGCTTCAGCTGCTGGAGATCCTCTGCAACTACTTCCAAGAACAGAACAAGGAGGCTGTGCGTCAAGTCATCTTCTCCTCACTCTTTAGCCCACAAGGCAATAAGGCCGATGATCAGCGTATGGTGCTGCTGGGCAAGCTGACATCTATGTCTGTGGCAGTGTGCAGGCTGCCTGTGCTGGAGTGTGCTGCATCTTGGTTGCAG CGCACCCCGGCTGTATATTGTGTTCGGTTGGCTAAGGCCCTGGTGGATGATTACTGTGGCCTGGTACCCGGCTCAGTCCAGACGCTCAAACACATCATAAGTGTCAGTCCTCGCTTCTGTTGCCAGTTCATCACTGCAGTGGTTACTCTCTATGATATGTCCAGCG AGGAGCTTCTGCCCCCTCATAATCTCCTGGAGATGATTGTTTCATGGATCTTTGATGACCCTAGGCTTATACTGATCACTTTCCTCAATACTCCCATTACTGCCAATCTGCCGCTCGGCTTCTTAGACTTTTCTCCTCTCATGGGCCTGGTACGGTGGTGTGTGACAGCTCCCCTGGCATACACACGCAAACAGAAGGCAGCAGGGGGGCAGCTGTCCGTGGATAGCCAAGGCCTTTACTCCAAGTTGCATCTGAGTGTGTTACAAGGTCTCATGGTCCTTCAGACTCACCTGACAGAAAAAAGCCTTTATGGAAGGCTGGGACTCTTTTCTTTTGACCAGCTTGTGCCTCTGGTGGAGGAATTGGGACAGTTGTGTGATGAGCTTAACCCATTAAATGCAGAGCAGGAGATGGAATTAGCACTAGATAGGCTTGCTCAGGCTCTGCAGGTTTCCATGGCGACAGGGGCTTTACTGTGTGCCCGAG ATGATCTCCGAACATTGTGCGCTAGACTCCCCCATAACAA CCTTATGCAGTTGGTGATCTCTGGTCCTGTTCAGCCTCAGCCAGCTCACCCGTCTCTAACCCCAGGCTATTACCCCCACATTCATACTCCACCCCTGGGCTATCCCTCTCTGCCCGCTCATCCAGCTCTACCCGCTCATACTCCACTTCCTACACATCCTGTGGTGCCCGCTATCCCGGCCATTCCTGGGCACCCTGTGCAGACTTTCATTCCAGGGATGGCCTTTCCGTTCAGGCCTATGCGCTGA